Proteins from a genomic interval of Candidatus Baltobacteraceae bacterium:
- a CDS encoding polysaccharide deacetylase family protein produces the protein MSHFGSLSLDLDNEWSYLKIHGDAAWTDYPSYLDVVVPRVLEFLARRDLKITFFVVGRDAAAPRNREALAQIARAGHELGNHSFSHEPWIAQASERDAYDELARAHEAIAQSTGQAPVGFRGPGFASSPQLLNALIRSGYRYDASDLATFIGPLARWYYFRQSQLDAAQRLERATLFGTFSDGLRPNRAHVKYAPAGSIVEIPVTTMPIVRLPIHCSYLHYIDAFSPVAADRYFALAMSLCRAAGVRPSLLLHPLDFLGGDDVASLRFFPGMSRPSSEKLASIARFLDIYQKSLEIVPMREHARRTQALAAA, from the coding sequence ATGTCACACTTCGGTAGCCTCTCGCTCGACCTCGATAACGAGTGGTCGTATCTCAAGATTCACGGTGACGCCGCGTGGACGGATTACCCCTCGTATCTGGACGTCGTAGTGCCGCGCGTTCTCGAGTTTCTCGCGCGTCGCGATCTGAAGATCACGTTTTTCGTCGTCGGTCGCGATGCCGCGGCGCCGCGCAACCGCGAGGCGCTCGCGCAAATTGCGCGTGCCGGACACGAGCTGGGCAATCACTCGTTCTCGCACGAACCGTGGATCGCCCAGGCCTCCGAACGCGACGCATACGACGAACTGGCGCGCGCGCATGAGGCGATCGCTCAATCGACCGGCCAGGCGCCCGTCGGATTTCGCGGTCCCGGTTTTGCGAGTTCACCGCAACTGCTTAACGCCTTGATCCGCAGCGGCTACCGGTACGACGCCTCCGATCTCGCCACGTTCATCGGACCCCTCGCCCGCTGGTACTACTTTCGGCAGTCCCAGCTGGACGCGGCGCAACGCCTCGAGCGAGCGACGCTGTTCGGCACCTTCAGCGACGGACTGCGCCCGAACCGCGCGCACGTAAAATACGCGCCCGCCGGTTCGATCGTCGAGATTCCGGTGACCACGATGCCGATCGTGAGGCTGCCCATTCACTGCAGTTACCTGCACTATATCGACGCATTCTCGCCGGTCGCCGCCGACCGCTATTTTGCGCTTGCGATGAGCCTGTGCCGAGCAGCCGGCGTGCGCCCGTCGCTGCTCTTGCACCCGCTCGACTTCCTTGGAGGCGACGACGTTGCGTCGTTGCGCTTCTTTCCGGGAATGTCGCGCCCGTCATCGGAGAAACTCGCGAGCATCGCGCGCTTTCTCGACATCTACCAAAAGTCACTCGAGATCGTTCCGATGCGCGAACACGCGCGCCGCACGCAAGCGCTCGCAGCCGCCTGA
- a CDS encoding FAD-dependent oxidoreductase, translated as MPARLAIVGGGMLGVAMARRLAATHEVTIFERADGIGGLAAPWRIGDLEWDRFYHVILESDEHVIALLRELDLDSALEWKRIKSAFFIGGRLQPFSSARDYLAFDALNWLDKLALLRSVRGAKREDPALDDISVEAWMVRLAGRRVYERIWAPLLRAKLGDGYARASAAFLQATIARLQGTKHAGPARFGYVDGGYATIVRALTRDLARCGVSLRTGVCVESIAHNADGTFDIRANSEMQSFDRVVVTSPPQTAAWMCPSLSRIERDRLANAPGLGVVCCSLVLDRPLGPYYVTNLADARIPFTGIIDMSALVDPRHLSGRGLVYLPRYVDSSEDTYHTGATLYDMAVDSLRLVYPGFDERRVRAFEVARAPYVMPFPECGAVSRMLPIRTSVPGLFIVNSSQIAHATLNVNETLRLAAQATEIVRTAAIQGDGPRYVTLR; from the coding sequence ATGCCCGCGCGTCTAGCAATCGTCGGCGGCGGCATGTTGGGCGTGGCGATGGCGCGACGCCTGGCCGCAACGCACGAGGTCACGATATTCGAACGCGCCGACGGGATCGGCGGACTCGCCGCACCCTGGCGCATCGGCGATCTTGAGTGGGACCGCTTCTATCACGTCATCCTCGAGAGCGACGAACACGTCATCGCCCTGCTGCGCGAGCTGGACCTCGATTCGGCGCTCGAGTGGAAACGCATCAAGAGCGCCTTTTTTATTGGCGGTCGCCTGCAGCCGTTTTCGAGTGCGCGCGATTACCTGGCGTTCGATGCGCTCAATTGGCTTGACAAGCTCGCGCTCCTACGGAGCGTGCGCGGGGCGAAGCGCGAGGATCCGGCGCTCGACGATATCTCCGTCGAAGCGTGGATGGTGCGGCTCGCAGGCCGGCGCGTCTACGAACGCATTTGGGCTCCGCTGCTTCGGGCCAAGCTGGGGGACGGCTACGCGCGAGCCTCCGCGGCTTTTCTGCAGGCCACGATCGCGCGGCTTCAAGGTACCAAGCATGCAGGGCCGGCGCGTTTCGGCTACGTCGACGGCGGCTACGCCACGATCGTACGCGCGTTGACCCGCGATCTCGCGCGGTGCGGAGTTTCCCTGCGGACCGGCGTCTGCGTCGAGTCGATCGCGCACAACGCCGACGGGACCTTCGACATTCGTGCGAATAGCGAAATGCAGTCGTTCGATCGCGTGGTCGTGACTTCACCGCCGCAGACCGCCGCGTGGATGTGCCCGTCGCTCTCCCGCATCGAGCGCGATCGGCTAGCAAACGCGCCCGGGTTGGGCGTCGTATGCTGCTCGCTCGTGCTGGATCGTCCGCTCGGGCCTTATTACGTGACCAATCTTGCCGATGCGCGCATCCCCTTCACCGGTATCATCGACATGAGCGCGCTGGTCGACCCGCGTCACTTGAGCGGGCGAGGACTCGTCTATCTCCCCCGTTACGTCGATTCGAGCGAGGACACCTATCACACCGGCGCCACGCTCTACGACATGGCCGTGGATTCGCTACGCCTGGTCTATCCGGGTTTCGACGAGCGCCGCGTGCGCGCGTTCGAGGTCGCCCGCGCGCCGTACGTTATGCCCTTCCCCGAGTGCGGCGCGGTGAGCCGCATGCTCCCGATCCGCACGTCGGTTCCGGGACTCTTTATCGTGAACTCTTCGCAGATCGCGCACGCGACCTTAAACGTTAACGAGACGCTGCGGCTGGCGGCGCAGGCGACCGAGATCGTACGGACTGCGGCGATCCAAGGAGACGGCCCGCGCTATGTCACACTTCGGTAG
- a CDS encoding acyltransferase codes for MTIAELPEVRIHPAAIVEPGARVGRGTSLWDGVHVRAGAAIGEQCIVGEKSYIAYDVSIGDRCKLNAMVYICAAVTIEDGVMISAGTVFTNDRFPRATSPDLRELRSSEPDEHTLPTLVREGATIGANCTIGNDLSIGRFAMIGMGSVVTKSVPDFHLAIGNPARSMGCVCRCGTLLLRFADRSPQATEDVSCRDCARDYTVRDGVVAERGA; via the coding sequence ATGACGATCGCCGAACTCCCCGAGGTTCGCATCCATCCAGCGGCGATCGTCGAGCCCGGCGCGCGCGTCGGTCGCGGAACGAGCCTTTGGGACGGCGTTCACGTTCGTGCCGGCGCCGCCATCGGCGAGCAGTGCATCGTCGGCGAAAAATCCTACATCGCCTACGACGTGTCGATCGGCGATCGCTGCAAGCTCAACGCGATGGTCTACATCTGTGCCGCCGTCACGATCGAGGACGGGGTGATGATTAGTGCGGGGACCGTCTTCACCAACGATCGGTTCCCACGCGCGACCAGCCCCGATCTGCGCGAACTGCGTTCGAGCGAGCCCGACGAACACACACTTCCGACGCTGGTGCGCGAGGGCGCGACGATCGGCGCGAACTGCACGATCGGCAACGATTTGAGCATCGGCCGCTTCGCCATGATCGGCATGGGCTCCGTGGTTACCAAAAGCGTACCGGACTTTCATCTAGCGATCGGCAACCCGGCGCGATCGATGGGCTGCGTCTGTCGCTGCGGCACGCTGCTGCTGCGATTCGCGGACCGCTCCCCGCAGGCGACCGAGGACGTCTCATGCCGGGACTGCGCGCGCGACTATACCGTTCGCGACGGCGTCGTTGCGGAGCGAGGGGCGTAG